The Granulicella arctica genome segment TTTGGCCGCCGACGAGAATTTGCGATGAGCTGCTACCGACGTAAGCGACCTCGAGAAGCGAGTTCAACGGAAGCTGTTGCGAGATGGTGAAGTTGTAACTGCGGGTGACCGGAATTCCATAGTCATTCGCGCCTACCGTATTGACCGTACCATTGATTCCGCCCGCTGTTGGAACAGGGATGGAACCGATCTGCGAAAGCAGAACGCTCCTCTGTCCAAGCAATCCGTAGCTCTGAATGCTCTGCGCTGTAGTGAGCGCACCGGTATAGTCGTTGTACTGATCGCTGAACCGGTACTTGCCCCAGCCACCGCGCAGAATCGTCTTCCCGGAACCGAACAGATCATACGATCCGCCGAAACGAGGAGAGACGAACAGGAAGCGATCCGGCGAACCAGCCTTCGAGATACCGGGGCTGATGCCGTGCCAGTAAACGCCGGGATCGAGCTTGCCTGCGGCCTGGTCAGTGGAGACCAGCGTCGGAATGAAGACAGCCAGCCCGTTGCCCTGACGGTCGTACCAGTGACCGATGTGCTCAAAGCGGAAGCCATACTCCACCGTAAGACGCTTGCTTGCCTTCCACGAGTCATCCCCGTAGAACGAGAGCGTCTGGTAAGCCATATCGCTCACCGGAGATGCATTGTTTTCCCCGTAGCTGGTGACATTGCCTAATAGAAAGTTCGCCGTCGGATTACTCGGAGAGCCAAGCGGAGCCCCGGTAAGCAGATTGTTATAAACCTTGCCGCTACCGCTGAAGCTGTTCAAAGCGCCATTCGGCGACTCCGAAGCTCCCTGGATATTGCCGACGTTCTCCGCGTAGATACCCGCTTTGATCGTATGCGTGCTCGCGACCTTCGTTAGGCCATCCGAGAACGCAGGCATCTCTTTGCGGACAAGATACTTTCCGTTCGCCGACTCGAAGATATCCTGCTGCGAAAAGTCAGGAAACGTAAGCTGGCCGCCGCTGGTGTAGGAAGGAACCAGAAGGGATCCCGACTTGAAGACGGTACCGTAGCTCGCCGGATAGCCAAGTGTGCTCTTGTAAGCTCCCGAAGCCTTCGGAGGACCGACAGGGAAGTTGCCATAGCCCCAGCTCGCGATGAACTCGTTCGTCAGCGTCGGGCTGAAGACATGGGTAAAGTGCCCGGCAATCGATTTAGAGAAAGACTGGCTGATCAGTCCGCCACCTGGGTAGGGGATGGAGTTACTCGGGGTCCAGTAGATGTGAGCACCGTTACCATTCGATGGAGCCTGGTCCTGCCCGTATTGATACGAAATGAAGAAGGTAGTCCGGTCGCTCAGGTTATAGTCCACACGCGCACGAAACAGATAACCGTCATGCGTTCCGGGAATGACCTGGTTATAGTTTGCGTTACCGAGATGTGCTCGTTGGTTCGGGTCGCTAACATTCGCCGCAGGCCAGAAGCTGGCCAGTGCCTTCGCACCCGGGTCAAGAAACTGCGACGGGATAATGCCTGCCGGGCGCGTGCCTTGACCGATGATCGTTCCATCTGGCAATACCGTTCCTGTGAGGTCATTGCAACCGTTATTGTTGGATGACAGAAGATTGCCATTGCAAAACGCCACGTTCGCAGCAGTATTTGTGAAATTGCCGGCCATCATATCCGCAGTAGGAATGAAGGATGTCAGCGTATTGGCGTTCCCGGTATTCTGAAGGATTCTCTCGTAGCCGATCCAACCTAACAGCTTCTTATGAGTGAAGGGAATCGGGCCACCGACATTACCACCCGGATAGTAATAGTGAGCGCTGCCCTTTGGTAAGCCGCGAGCATCGCTCTGCCAGTCGTTCGCATTGAAGATGTCGTTCCGAACGTAGAAGTAGCCTTCACCATGATACGCAGCTCCACCCGATTTACTGATCGAGTTGATGA includes the following:
- a CDS encoding carboxypeptidase-like regulatory domain-containing protein; its protein translation is MQVKTQDAGKFLLKMWRGGAFGLALFATLFLTSPSMAHAQVSATVNGTVYDSSGAVIPGAQVTLTNDATKEKRDTVSNGEGYFAFPALLTGSYSIRIEAKGFKGFEQRGIPLSAGDVRKLPGLVLPVGDQGETVTVEANQQIIPVENGQRAALLDSKDIQQLAIEGRNLSELLKVLPGVTSAANGLNNGASFDPTVVSVGSSAVGNGLNANGAPNRGGTSQLSDGVDIDDPGCNCNSIAILNPDMTQEVSVQTSNFGADAPRGPVVINSISKSGGAAYHGEGYFYVRNDIFNANDWQSDARGLPKGSAHYYYPGGNVGGPIPFTHKKLLGWIGYERILQNTGNANTLTSFIPTADMMAGNFTNTAANVAFCNGNLLSSNNNGCNDLTGTVLPDGTIIGQGTRPAGIIPSQFLDPGAKALASFWPAANVSDPNQRAHLGNANYNQVIPGTHDGYLFRARVDYNLSDRTTFFISYQYGQDQAPSNGNGAHIYWTPSNSIPYPGGGLISQSFSKSIAGHFTHVFSPTLTNEFIASWGYGNFPVGPPKASGAYKSTLGYPASYGTVFKSGSLLVPSYTSGGQLTFPDFSQQDIFESANGKYLVRKEMPAFSDGLTKVASTHTIKAGIYAENVGNIQGASESPNGALNSFSGSGKVYNNLLTGAPLGSPSNPTANFLLGNVTSYGENNASPVSDMAYQTLSFYGDDSWKASKRLTVEYGFRFEHIGHWYDRQGNGLAVFIPTLVSTDQAAGKLDPGVYWHGISPGISKAGSPDRFLFVSPRFGGSYDLFGSGKTILRGGWGKYRFSDQYNDYTGALTTAQSIQSYGLLGQRSVLLSQIGSIPVPTAGGINGTVNTVGANDYGIPVTRSYNFTISQQLPLNSLLEVAYVGSSSSQILVGGQSISGSGFTEFINQNKVPLGAFFAADPVTGVVSPNPENLSQGAAGNTEADYRPYGKTYGTNQINVNQHVGYSNYNGLQVSWVKRSDKLTFNVNYTWSKTLGTGLLSDPFNLRNDYGIAAIDRPYVFNSSYSYNFGRVYKGEHFLLNGVSNGWTISGITTWQSGANLQATNSPNFGLTITKPDPANPKLPDGLTNNSYFGTSAPKLIQPVLTCDAGAHLAHNQRINAACFTAPALGSNGPYNYPYYRNADFFDTDLAAYKSFHITEGQTVQFRISAFNWVNHPLPEFSGGNQLQLNYQDYPNTVPSTSNSPTLGFLDTKAGGHAARILELALKYNF